The Leptospiraceae bacterium genome includes a region encoding these proteins:
- a CDS encoding DUF3187 family protein: protein MKVIIICILFLFVSPLGAYMDYPYGVGFQIIQLPMLPLDDVNPGKGKFSGRVNLRLMNVWSIQSNRFITDGEEGQLDASLRYAVTDSSQFGFCIPVSARGGGFLDETIERFHRSTGVTQGQRDEYPRNQFNVSYEPLAPYYPLLDQDLLSAYIARNYDLRAYPRRSSEPPVNFPSEDNDIRKLLIHKYFPYLNEYKTEDSIGNYDALAVANPRLYFQSTLLRGRFWYDKITIGAQVKFPMKSVELIGTSGTDISAFAVYHKDWFNGKVNWKFGVSFSRFEMQRYRNLDLSRYQWVFRPSLVYNLDEFWKMHFEYVYYASPILHWNRLSVPTHQIGFGISRKFDDYSFQIAGFENILTYSNTPDIGFLISIQKFNLN, encoded by the coding sequence ATGAAAGTTATAATTATTTGTATTTTATTCCTATTTGTTTCTCCTCTTGGTGCTTATATGGATTATCCGTATGGAGTAGGATTTCAAATCATTCAGTTACCTATGTTACCACTCGATGATGTGAATCCCGGAAAAGGAAAATTTTCTGGGAGGGTTAATCTCAGATTAATGAATGTATGGTCTATTCAGTCAAATCGTTTTATTACAGATGGAGAGGAAGGTCAACTGGATGCTTCTTTGCGTTATGCGGTAACGGATTCATCGCAATTTGGTTTTTGTATTCCTGTTTCTGCCCGTGGCGGTGGATTTTTGGATGAAACGATTGAAAGATTTCATAGGTCAACAGGCGTTACCCAAGGGCAAAGGGATGAATATCCTAGAAATCAATTTAATGTTAGTTATGAACCGTTAGCACCTTATTATCCGCTATTAGATCAGGATTTACTGTCCGCCTATATTGCGAGAAATTATGACTTAAGAGCTTATCCAAGAAGATCAAGTGAACCTCCGGTAAATTTTCCTAGTGAGGATAATGATATTCGAAAATTACTCATTCACAAATATTTCCCATATTTGAATGAATACAAAACCGAAGACTCAATTGGAAATTACGATGCATTAGCCGTTGCAAATCCTAGGCTCTATTTTCAGTCTACTTTACTGAGAGGAAGATTTTGGTATGATAAAATTACAATTGGAGCCCAAGTAAAATTTCCAATGAAATCGGTTGAATTAATTGGAACTTCTGGAACGGACATTTCTGCATTTGCAGTATATCATAAGGATTGGTTTAATGGAAAAGTGAATTGGAAATTTGGAGTTTCTTTTTCTCGTTTTGAAATGCAGAGGTATAGAAATTTAGATTTAAGTCGTTATCAGTGGGTTTTTCGTCCTTCTTTAGTCTACAATTTGGATGAATTTTGGAAAATGCATTTTGAATATGTATATTATGCTTCTCCTATATTACATTGGAATAGACTTTCCGTTCCCACTCATCAAATTGGATTTGGCATTAGCCGCAAGTTTGATGATTATAGTTTTCAGATCGCAGGATTCGAAAATATACTTACTTACTCTAATACTCCCGATATTGGCTTTTTAATTTCTATTCAAAAGTTTAATTTGAATTAG
- a CDS encoding phospholipase has protein sequence MKINKKLIILFSAFVLNVISLHAWADHTLGTYPALANMPEIKDAKPVPVEDFEEFLKKESEGLAILLKEQEEFAREHISNYPPKPESIQFDPTDKKNLRKNFLRAMRLNPEIRLAYFIQELPGVNVPKGEKFPIENLSVYKNLSFFTRMNFRTLKVKSTVSPLAILATASDEPDYGHDIGLYTDSETEHGKEFGFGEQPFGDKRYEYSSQAPFHMGFYHEAWVIYKAGPFIKRTLPEYRMNQFLSLARYAFKTGHPYWGYRFTGWGLHFVQDLTQPYHTTVLPGVGATRMVMINAIAMIGLDGSKNSMIKRAADRHTSIEHYQFEWFDSIFRNKETDNLMLRAFSDISGDIAYGEFDKDYIRNVLSKESNARSQELDEKIESWQSIFKFLDYDVKYEDVKDQSDERKQIDEFLVVLMKSFGAHTRNYLRAALTY, from the coding sequence ATGAAAATAAACAAAAAATTGATAATTCTATTTTCCGCATTTGTTCTGAATGTAATTTCGTTACATGCATGGGCGGATCATACCTTAGGTACTTACCCCGCACTAGCTAATATGCCTGAAATTAAAGATGCGAAACCAGTACCGGTAGAAGATTTTGAAGAATTTTTAAAGAAAGAAAGCGAAGGACTTGCAATACTATTAAAAGAACAGGAAGAATTTGCACGAGAACATATCTCTAATTATCCCCCAAAACCTGAAAGTATCCAATTCGACCCAACAGATAAAAAGAATTTACGAAAAAATTTTTTAAGGGCAATGAGACTCAATCCTGAAATACGTCTTGCCTACTTTATTCAAGAACTCCCCGGTGTAAATGTTCCGAAAGGAGAAAAGTTCCCAATTGAAAATTTGAGTGTATACAAAAATCTTTCCTTTTTTACTCGAATGAATTTTCGAACTTTAAAAGTAAAATCTACTGTGAGTCCGTTAGCAATTTTAGCAACGGCATCCGATGAACCTGATTACGGTCATGATATTGGGCTTTATACAGACAGTGAAACTGAACATGGAAAAGAGTTTGGTTTTGGCGAACAACCATTTGGCGACAAACGTTATGAATATTCAAGCCAAGCGCCTTTTCATATGGGTTTTTACCATGAAGCTTGGGTTATTTACAAGGCGGGACCTTTTATTAAACGAACTCTGCCCGAATATAGAATGAATCAATTTTTAAGTTTAGCAAGATACGCATTTAAAACGGGTCATCCATATTGGGGATATCGATTTACTGGTTGGGGTTTACATTTCGTACAAGATTTGACACAACCATATCACACAACGGTATTGCCTGGAGTGGGAGCAACTAGAATGGTTATGATTAATGCAATTGCAATGATTGGTTTAGATGGCTCTAAAAATTCAATGATCAAAAGAGCGGCAGATCGCCATACTTCTATAGAACATTATCAGTTTGAATGGTTTGATAGTATCTTCCGAAATAAAGAAACGGATAATCTTATGTTACGCGCTTTTTCTGATATTAGTGGCGACATTGCCTACGGAGAATTTGACAAAGACTATATTAGAAATGTTTTATCCAAAGAGTCTAACGCAAGATCCCAAGAGTTAGACGAAAAAATTGAATCATGGCAAAGTATTTTCAAATTTTTGGACTATGACGTTAAATATGAAGACGTAAAAGACCAATCAGACGAAAGAAAGCAGATTGATGAATTTCTAGTTGTGCTTATGAAATCATTTGGTGCACATACTCGTAATTATCTTCGAGCTGCATTGACGTATTAA
- the corA gene encoding magnesium/cobalt transporter CorA codes for MKWKITRKKIEKTILEPFKPENILQALKNPDELLMRSFRSLTEITGSITGIDFNSYSKLKSEAKGKTEFTFIGEKKVEEVKLQLFTYNENKCTESFDNTDYNLINKNDETNNFWLNLHGIHDVKFIEAIGNTLGMESLTVRQVVDTTQRPKMEDYDDYIFFSIKSISKDDFEQVYIEQLSFVLGKNYLVSFQEEVGDHFNHIRQRMRDNLGLVRKRECDFLLFQLLDAILDNYFETLESINHEVALLEKQTLTNPKQSTLLLIEKNKKDVSKIKKSLTPFKEAIIKILQDRTHFIRNSNQKYFRDLSNSCSNAIEEANATYSALESLTNIYFSSLSQKMNETMKVLTTVATIFIPLTFIAGIYGMNFEYMPELKWQYGYQTVWGVMISILIGMIYYFKKKNWL; via the coding sequence ATGAAATGGAAAATAACTCGAAAGAAAATTGAAAAAACAATTCTAGAACCATTTAAACCGGAAAACATTCTCCAAGCCTTAAAAAATCCAGACGAACTTCTAATGAGAAGTTTCCGATCTCTTACAGAAATAACCGGCAGTATAACTGGAATTGATTTTAATTCTTATTCAAAACTTAAAAGTGAAGCCAAAGGCAAAACAGAGTTTACCTTCATTGGAGAAAAAAAAGTAGAAGAAGTAAAACTTCAACTATTTACATACAATGAAAATAAATGCACGGAATCCTTCGATAATACCGATTACAATTTAATTAACAAAAATGATGAAACCAATAACTTCTGGTTAAACCTGCATGGAATTCATGATGTGAAATTTATTGAAGCGATAGGCAACACATTAGGAATGGAAAGTTTAACGGTAAGACAAGTTGTAGATACAACACAAAGACCCAAAATGGAGGATTACGACGATTATATCTTCTTTAGCATTAAATCCATTTCAAAAGATGACTTCGAGCAAGTATACATAGAACAATTATCTTTTGTATTAGGGAAAAATTACCTTGTTTCTTTTCAAGAAGAAGTAGGAGATCACTTTAATCATATCCGTCAAAGGATGCGCGATAACTTAGGTCTTGTCAGAAAAAGAGAATGTGATTTTCTTTTGTTTCAACTTTTAGATGCAATATTGGACAATTATTTTGAAACACTTGAGTCAATTAACCATGAAGTAGCTCTACTCGAAAAACAGACTTTAACAAATCCAAAACAATCAACACTACTGCTAATTGAAAAAAATAAAAAAGACGTAAGCAAAATAAAAAAATCACTCACTCCATTTAAGGAAGCGATCATCAAAATTCTACAAGACAGAACCCATTTTATCAGAAATTCAAATCAAAAGTATTTTAGAGATTTGTCCAATAGTTGTAGTAATGCTATCGAAGAGGCTAATGCAACGTATTCCGCACTTGAAAGTCTTACCAATATTTACTTTTCTTCTTTAAGTCAAAAAATGAATGAAACAATGAAAGTTTTAACAACAGTGGCAACAATTTTTATTCCTCTGACTTTTATTGCTGGAATTTATGGAATGAATTTTGAATATATGCCAGAACTCAAATGGCAGTACGGTTACCAGACAGTTTGGGGGGTAATGATATCTATCCTAATTGGAATGATTTATTATTTTAAAAAGAAAAACTGGCTGTAA
- a CDS encoding response regulator yields the protein MKNNKLLIVDDDEIILEVLKATLSERGYQIVTSTNPEKAFDLYMQDPTLVVIFDLNMAEMSGKDLMLKIFEAGHKPIVIILTADTEIKTVVELFKIGVHDYLVKPFNSAELISRVSTAFEIAELRIINENLKKEREIRIEHQLNWNLFKENLIKKDSDKIDSGLMTNINTSLIQGAGLGTLAPLVQLIKDSSKLENNNYIVEKDLMDMLFENTQFSNKLIFMIGDIDYVINNELPKEPLTIAQVHNIIESTIAENSEYENLRNHLVRIAGNTFASNSRKLNINSEYFSKAIQELLMNAYKFSEANSKIYILFEIRKDTLEISFLNTPEKDTKEQHGIPAEYQNIIFEPFFRISKMVYDTIPTLDFGLGLCYVEKIIRNHKGNIRVSNLTNYLENTNKILINFNIELPFIE from the coding sequence ATGAAAAATAACAAACTATTAATCGTTGACGATGATGAAATTATATTAGAAGTTTTAAAAGCAACTCTATCCGAGAGAGGCTATCAAATAGTAACCTCTACAAATCCAGAAAAAGCGTTCGATCTTTACATGCAAGATCCAACTCTAGTCGTAATATTTGATTTGAACATGGCTGAAATGTCAGGAAAAGATTTGATGCTCAAAATATTTGAAGCCGGGCACAAACCGATTGTAATTATTCTAACTGCTGATACAGAAATCAAGACAGTCGTAGAATTATTTAAAATTGGGGTCCATGACTATTTAGTAAAACCTTTCAATTCTGCAGAATTAATAAGTCGTGTTAGTACTGCTTTTGAAATTGCAGAACTTCGAATTATCAATGAGAATCTAAAAAAGGAAAGAGAAATTCGAATTGAACACCAATTGAATTGGAATTTATTTAAAGAGAACTTAATCAAAAAGGATTCAGATAAAATTGATAGTGGGTTAATGACAAATATCAATACTAGTCTTATACAAGGGGCTGGTCTAGGAACACTTGCTCCATTAGTTCAACTGATTAAAGATAGTTCTAAACTAGAAAATAACAACTATATAGTCGAAAAAGATTTAATGGATATGTTATTTGAAAATACACAGTTTTCAAATAAACTTATTTTTATGATTGGTGATATCGATTATGTAATTAACAATGAATTACCCAAAGAGCCACTGACCATTGCTCAAGTTCATAATATAATCGAATCAACCATAGCAGAAAACTCAGAATACGAAAATTTGCGAAACCATCTAGTTCGTATTGCGGGCAATACATTTGCTTCTAATTCTCGAAAATTAAATATTAACTCGGAATATTTCTCAAAAGCAATTCAAGAACTTTTAATGAATGCATATAAATTTTCAGAAGCAAACAGCAAAATTTATATTCTTTTCGAAATACGAAAAGATACTTTAGAGATATCCTTTTTAAATACACCCGAAAAAGATACAAAAGAACAACACGGAATTCCAGCTGAATACCAAAATATAATTTTTGAACCATTCTTTCGAATTTCCAAAATGGTATATGATACGATTCCTACCCTCGACTTTGGACTTGGTTTGTGTTATGTTGAAAAAATTATTAGAAACCACAAAGGAAACATCAGAGTTTCTAACTTGACGAACTATTTAGAGAATACGAATAAAATTCTAATTAATTTCAATATAGAACTACCATTCATTGAATGA
- the mnmH gene encoding tRNA 2-selenouridine(34) synthase MnmH — MIQISKIKSIESILNEFSPSTHILVDVRSESEFALDHIPGAYNLPVLNDLERAEVGTEYKHNPFTARQLGAKRIAGNLKNNLEKIEQLIFNFNQKNTTDHKPFCQFVVYCWRGGMRSKSLFTVMDLIGYKTFLVDGGYQNYRRYVNDYFQNQEFPDTVSIYGPSGSGKSELLSNLMQAGKPALHLEKYANHKGSLLGGDSADQPSQKLFESYLFQALQKIKSKYSIVEGESKKIGRIQLPDKYYSKMYSGKKIWVELPLELRAKRLAEEYDKSDEFILKKIQYLKRFLSREIYLQITQAITDNDRYTASILLLKYHYDLHYLKGSPEKSTDRKYEQVFQADSFENLNTQVIDYFNSLE, encoded by the coding sequence ATGATACAAATTTCAAAAATAAAATCAATTGAGAGTATATTAAATGAATTTTCTCCTTCGACTCATATCCTAGTCGATGTGAGAAGCGAATCAGAATTTGCCTTAGATCATATCCCCGGAGCTTATAATTTACCAGTTTTGAATGACTTAGAAAGGGCAGAAGTAGGAACCGAATACAAACACAATCCTTTTACAGCAAGGCAGCTCGGCGCAAAACGAATTGCTGGAAATCTAAAAAACAATCTCGAAAAAATAGAACAACTCATTTTCAATTTCAATCAAAAAAATACGACAGATCATAAACCATTTTGTCAATTTGTAGTTTACTGTTGGCGAGGTGGAATGCGATCCAAGTCTCTATTTACCGTAATGGATTTGATAGGCTACAAAACTTTTTTAGTAGATGGGGGATACCAAAACTATCGTCGTTATGTAAATGATTACTTTCAAAATCAAGAGTTTCCAGACACTGTCTCTATTTATGGACCCAGCGGAAGCGGCAAATCAGAATTACTTTCAAATTTAATGCAAGCAGGAAAACCAGCATTACATTTAGAAAAATACGCAAACCACAAAGGATCATTACTTGGTGGGGATTCCGCCGACCAACCTTCTCAAAAATTATTTGAATCCTATTTATTTCAGGCTTTGCAAAAAATAAAATCTAAGTATTCAATCGTCGAAGGAGAAAGTAAAAAAATCGGAAGAATACAATTACCGGATAAATATTATTCAAAAATGTATTCAGGAAAAAAAATCTGGGTAGAACTACCTCTAGAATTAAGAGCCAAACGATTGGCTGAAGAATATGACAAATCAGACGAATTTATTTTAAAAAAAATACAATACTTAAAACGATTTCTGAGTCGTGAAATATATTTACAAATTACACAAGCTATAACGGATAATGATCGTTATACTGCTTCTATATTACTTTTAAAATACCATTACGATTTACACTACTTGAAAGGTTCCCCAGAAAAAAGCACAGACAGAAAATACGAACAAGTTTTTCAAGCAGATTCTTTCGAAAATCTAAATACGCAGGTAATAGATTATTTTAATTCTCTAGAATGA
- the gyrB gene encoding DNA topoisomerase (ATP-hydrolyzing) subunit B: MSEQEATYGAEKIKILEGLEAVRKRPGMYIGTQDETGLHKMVYEVVDNSVDEAMAGHCSHILIKVLAGNIIEVSDNGRGIPTGIHPDKGVSTIEVVLTILHAGGKFENDAYKVSGGLHGVGVSVVNALSEWLEVEVRQSGKVFYQKYFKGVPDKPVSVIGESSGSGTTVRFKPDASIFTTTEFQYDMLSSRFREMAFLNKGLNLKVQDDRKEDGHSAEFNYSGGIVSFVELLNESRHPIHDKVIHFESQKDGVFAEVALQYSDTYSENIFCFTNAINNSLGGTHLEGFRAALTRTLNDFLKKDANTSKKMDSGFSGEDVREGLTAVISIKVPQPQFNSQTKEKLVNAEVKGIMQTIVSERLTHYFEENPNIIKKIIEKSMLAAKAREAARKARDLTRRKTVLEGGGLPGKLADCSEKDPAHSELYLVEGDSAGGSAKQGRDRNTQAILPLKGKILNVEKSRLDKMLANEEIRTLISAMGTGIGGDEFNVEKIRYHKIVIMTDADIDGSHIRTLLLTFFFRYMRPIIERGYLYIAQPPLYLIKKGQEANYAYSDREKDEILAKYGKESKAVIQRYKGLGEMNPDQLWETTMDPAKRVVLQVRLDDLVEAEETFTTLMGDEVGPRRRFIEDNALKVANLDL, encoded by the coding sequence ATGAGTGAACAAGAAGCAACATACGGCGCAGAAAAAATCAAGATTCTAGAGGGTTTAGAAGCAGTTCGTAAACGTCCTGGAATGTATATTGGGACTCAGGATGAAACTGGGTTACACAAAATGGTCTACGAAGTTGTAGATAACTCCGTAGACGAGGCAATGGCTGGTCATTGTTCTCATATCCTCATCAAAGTCCTTGCCGGCAATATAATTGAAGTCTCCGATAATGGTCGCGGGATTCCTACTGGTATTCATCCCGACAAGGGGGTCTCTACAATTGAAGTTGTTTTGACTATTTTGCACGCGGGTGGAAAGTTTGAAAACGATGCTTACAAAGTTTCTGGCGGTTTACATGGTGTAGGCGTTAGTGTTGTGAATGCTTTGTCCGAGTGGTTAGAAGTAGAAGTTCGTCAAAGCGGAAAAGTTTTCTACCAAAAGTATTTCAAGGGTGTTCCAGATAAACCCGTTTCTGTAATTGGAGAATCTTCCGGTAGTGGAACTACTGTTCGTTTTAAACCGGATGCGAGTATTTTTACAACTACCGAATTTCAGTACGACATGCTTTCTTCTCGTTTTAGAGAAATGGCATTTTTAAATAAAGGTCTAAATTTAAAAGTTCAAGACGATCGAAAGGAAGATGGTCATTCAGCAGAATTTAATTACTCTGGGGGAATTGTATCGTTTGTCGAACTATTGAATGAATCTCGTCATCCTATTCATGATAAAGTGATTCATTTTGAAAGTCAGAAAGATGGAGTATTCGCTGAAGTAGCTTTACAGTATTCGGACACGTACTCTGAAAATATATTTTGTTTTACAAACGCAATTAATAATAGTTTGGGTGGAACTCATTTAGAAGGTTTTAGAGCAGCTCTTACTAGAACTCTAAATGATTTTCTGAAAAAAGATGCTAACACTTCCAAGAAGATGGATAGCGGTTTTTCTGGAGAAGACGTGCGAGAAGGGTTAACGGCAGTTATCTCTATCAAAGTCCCACAACCACAGTTCAACTCCCAGACTAAGGAAAAATTGGTCAACGCAGAAGTAAAAGGTATCATGCAAACAATTGTCTCTGAGAGACTAACGCATTACTTCGAAGAAAATCCAAACATAATAAAAAAGATAATTGAAAAATCTATGCTTGCCGCCAAAGCACGGGAAGCCGCTCGAAAAGCTAGAGATTTAACAAGACGGAAAACTGTATTAGAAGGAGGTGGTCTTCCTGGGAAACTGGCTGACTGCTCCGAAAAAGATCCTGCTCATTCTGAGTTGTATTTGGTGGAGGGAGATTCTGCCGGTGGTTCTGCCAAACAAGGAAGAGATAGAAATACACAGGCGATTTTGCCTCTAAAGGGTAAAATTCTAAACGTAGAAAAGTCTCGCCTTGATAAAATGTTGGCTAATGAAGAAATCCGCACTTTAATTTCTGCAATGGGGACAGGGATTGGTGGTGATGAATTTAACGTAGAAAAAATTCGTTACCACAAGATAGTTATTATGACAGATGCGGATATTGACGGTTCACATATTCGTACTTTGTTACTTACTTTTTTCTTTCGTTACATGCGTCCTATTATAGAAAGGGGTTACTTGTATATTGCCCAACCTCCACTCTATTTAATTAAAAAAGGACAAGAGGCTAATTACGCTTATTCTGACAGAGAAAAAGATGAAATTTTAGCAAAATACGGAAAGGAATCCAAAGCAGTTATTCAACGTTACAAAGGTCTTGGGGAAATGAATCCAGATCAACTTTGGGAAACCACTATGGATCCAGCAAAACGAGTAGTTTTACAAGTGAGACTTGATGATCTTGTAGAGGCAGAAGAAACCTTTACTACTCTTATGGGTGATGAAGTTGGACCGCGCAGACGGTTCATAGAAGACAACGCACTTAAAGTCGCTAATTTGGACTTATAG
- a CDS encoding DUF3187 family protein, which produces MLYRFIILILLVGFSGNVTGDNLRERPIENRNLYLPFLLFLEPYATTPLTINKGKISVDSGIAISNMIDDNNAFIDGTSGYPKYKPLYWRNYSNLYFQGQITPTTYYLSELLTYGRLEQQSHLKVDAEIERFHNKISYGLFKNFEIGLEVTLLSYNTGVFDKPITGYHRAIGIPYPLRDIYPDNKFHFELTDNTKYLIKGKPGTGTGDSVLDMKWLFKLQTGFIPALAWINSFKIPTGNKSLFMGSGRADIATGISAKWNFYNFYSFLNLFGIIPSDPFNSREIHIKPFGTASTTLGYSFTDNFSLLAQLEIKGSPYHSNIKLLNKSAVILSFGFNWKIFSTCALRVNIMEDPITRTIPDVSAQSSLLCMVD; this is translated from the coding sequence ATGTTGTATCGATTTATTATACTCATTTTACTGGTTGGATTTTCTGGAAACGTAACTGGGGATAATCTTCGCGAACGTCCGATAGAAAATCGAAATCTATATCTTCCATTTTTACTTTTTTTAGAGCCATACGCAACAACTCCTTTAACAATAAATAAAGGAAAAATAAGTGTGGATTCAGGAATTGCGATTTCAAATATGATCGATGATAATAATGCATTTATCGATGGAACTTCCGGATACCCAAAATACAAACCACTCTATTGGAGAAATTATTCTAATCTTTATTTTCAAGGACAAATTACTCCAACTACATACTATCTATCAGAATTATTAACATACGGACGACTGGAACAACAATCCCATCTCAAGGTAGACGCCGAAATAGAAAGATTTCACAATAAAATTAGTTACGGATTATTTAAAAATTTTGAAATCGGATTAGAGGTAACTTTACTCTCTTATAATACGGGAGTATTTGATAAACCAATAACAGGATATCATCGAGCAATCGGAATTCCCTATCCACTTAGAGATATTTATCCCGATAATAAATTTCATTTTGAATTAACGGATAATACAAAGTATCTAATAAAAGGAAAACCGGGAACAGGGACAGGTGACTCTGTGTTAGATATGAAATGGTTATTCAAACTGCAAACTGGATTTATACCGGCACTTGCCTGGATTAATTCATTTAAGATTCCTACTGGCAATAAAAGTCTATTTATGGGAAGTGGTCGAGCGGATATCGCAACTGGAATTTCTGCAAAGTGGAATTTTTATAATTTTTATTCCTTTTTAAATCTATTCGGAATTATCCCCTCCGATCCGTTTAATTCAAGAGAAATACATATTAAACCATTTGGAACTGCATCAACAACTCTTGGTTATTCTTTTACTGATAATTTTTCTTTACTCGCTCAATTAGAAATCAAAGGAAGTCCATATCATTCGAATATAAAATTACTTAATAAATCAGCAGTTATTTTATCCTTCGGGTTTAATTGGAAAATTTTCTCAACTTGTGCATTACGAGTCAATATAATGGAAGATCCTATCACTCGAACTATTCCGGATGTAAGTGCACAGTCTAGTTTACTTTGTATGGTAGACTAA